One genomic window of Elaeis guineensis isolate ETL-2024a chromosome 2, EG11, whole genome shotgun sequence includes the following:
- the LOC105041941 gene encoding nuclear pore complex protein NUP85-like, producing the protein MEWSCLYLTLYGKDFHNGSVFILEAELSKCCCCRTSTTLGLDWLHNFSQKCMQLKPSSSSNGLMGLLIGILGEHPEVVLAECSKRFGS; encoded by the exons ATGGAATGGAGCTGTTTATATCTCACTCTCTATGGAAAGGACTTTCACAATG GAAGTGTTTTCATTCTTGAAGCTGAATTGAGTAAATGTTGCTGCTGCAGAACTTCAACAACACTG GGTTTAGACTGGCTCCATAACTTCTCTCAGAAATGCATGCAATTGAAACCATCCTCTAGTTCTAACGGGTTGATGGGCCTCCTTATTGGTATTCTTGGAGAACATCCTGAG GTTGTGCTGGCAGAATGCTCAAAAAGATTTGGATCATGA